A region of the Melospiza melodia melodia isolate bMelMel2 chromosome 14, bMelMel2.pri, whole genome shotgun sequence genome:
GGTTTCTTCTTCAAGAACCAGGAGTACATCTGCACCCAGGACTACCAGCAGCTGTACGGGACCCGCTGTGACAGCTGTGGGGACTTCATCACCGGCGAGGTCatctctgccctgggcaggaccTACCACCCCAAGTGCTTTGTCTGCAGCACCTGCAGGTCAGTGCCGGCTGCCGCCCCTCtgagaggcaggagcagccccgggggtCCCTGCTGACCCCTCCCCACGTGTCCCTGGACGCAGGAAGCCGTTCCCCATCGGGGACAAGGTGACGTTCAGCGGGAAGGACTGCGTGTGCCAGAACTGCTCCCACGCCCTGCTCAGCACCAAGCCCATCAAGATCCACGGGCCCAGCCGTAAGTTGTGCTGCGCTGGGTGCGCACAGAGGGGCCGCGTGTCCCTGCAGGGGTGACAGGGCGGGTTTGGGGTGACAGGACAGGTTTGGGGTCACCCTGCAGCCCTGCGGAGCCAGGGTATCGCCGAGGGGTGGGAGGAGGGACGGGGcagtcctgcagctccagccaggATTGCAGCGGTTTTGGGAACTCCCCTGGCCTGCTGGTGACCTGGGCAGGTGCCACCACGCTGGCAGAGCCCATGGGGAGGTTCTGGAGCTGTGTCCAAGCTGCTCCAAGTGGCTGCCCTGCGAATGctcctggggctgtcacagcACTGGCGTTCCTTGCTGGGTCTGCCAGCACTGAAAGGTTTATTCTGCTCATGCCCTTGCCCTGGTGAACCCCAGAGATCTCCTAAAAGTCAGCTGGAGCGATGGACAAGCTCTTTAGGGTGGGTTTGGCCTTGCTTTTGACCCCAGGTTGGGAGGACCTTCCCttcctgccctgggggtcagtgccCGACACAGAGTCCTGCAGCCAAGGCTGGGTGTCACCTGTGCTCCTTGTCACCCAGTCACCACGGTGACACTTCTGGTGGTGGGATTGGTGCTGATGGACCCCTGTGAGCCCCCCAATCtgcctccctgccccagccctggatggAGGGGACGTGGCAGGGTTGGACTGAGCCAAAGGACAGGAATTCCCTCATCTTCAGGCCAGGCTCTGCCTCCCTCCCGccttcctctccctccccatccccttCCCGAGCTGCCGCGGGGTCACCTGAGGACACCACGCCTTGGGGTCACCTGAGGACACCGTGCCCTATTCACAGCAGCTTCAGGCACACAGAGACTGtccctggtggccctggcagtgccaccagcagggtggcagggagctgtgctgcattCCACAGGGAAGGCATCCCTAGGAGCAGcctctccctgcagccccagccctgcaggacccGAAGGAGGGAGCAGatcctgcctttgtgcagggctCAGAAATGTTCCAGGCGGGGATTTGGGACAgagcgggctgggctgggctgggctgggccggctgctgctgcttcccccgTGGCAGGGATGGGGTTAAACAAAACCCCCTccaggcagcgctggagcccAGGGGAggggaggacaaggaggaatcaAGGTCAGGGCTCCGGGCCCGTGTGCTTCCTGCCGGGAGccaggggaggaagggaagggaggccGGAGCAGGGCCGGACGCGGGTGGACAGCACGGCCCTTCCTCTGCTGGACGCTTCACCCTTGGGCACCTGCCAGCCCTCGGGGCcctcccacagcccagcacagagtgaaACAGCCTGGAAAACACCCTGAGGTCATCGAGTCCAAACTGTGACACGGCAGCTCCTCCTCAGCTCAAcgctggcactgggtgccaggtcCAGGCTGTGAAACCCAGCAGGGACGGTGACCCAGCCCCTCCTGACCAGTCAGTGCCCAGGCACTGCTTCAGATAAGAGCTTGTTCCCGGTGTCCAGCTGGCCTGGCTCGGACTGGGCACTCCGAGGGAAGCCCAGGGCTGTGGCTGGGTGCCAGAGGTACCTCTGAGGTCCCAAATTTCCTGCGCTGGGGACAAGCAGAGGTGACAGAAATCCACGGTGAAATGATTCCCACGAGGCTGCCTCAGGAGCAGGGTGTTTGTAACAGCATTGTGGGATTTCCGGGTtccccagagggaggaggaaggaatgaatctgactccatgttcttagaaggcaaatttattataatttataatttattataatttattgtgttattaaactatactaaagaatagagaaaggatacacacagaaggctgagatactaatgaaaactcatgactccttccagagtcccaacacagctggaccagcaaaacacaggagaagcaaatcagataattattgttttcatttttctctgaggcttctcagcttcccaggagaaaatcctgggtgaGGGGGTTTTtgagaaaatatgatggtgacacagCATCATCCCCGGCTCATCCTCCAGGGCAGGGCTTTCCCCTGGGGgtgagggcactgccagggctgtcacaGGGGTGTCCTTGCAGTGCCcacatcccctcctgtccccccagaCTGCGCTGGCTGCAAGGAGGAGATCAAGCAGGgccagtccctgctggccctggagaaGCAGTGGCACGTCAGCTGCTTCAAGTGCCAAACGTGCGGGGTCATCCTCACCGGCGAGTACATCAGCAAGTGAGTGCCACCTGGGGGCTggggcggggctggggcagggctggcactcccCTGGCACCCACCCACCCCTCTGTGCCTCTCCCCAGGGATGGCATCCCCTACTGCGAGTCCGACTACCACGCCCAGTTCGGCATCAAGTGCGAGACCTGCGACCGCTACATCAGCGGCCGTGTCCTGGAGGTGAGTGAGTGCCAGGCCCTGGAGGTGAGTGCCAGGCCCTGGAGGTGAGTGAGTGCCAGGCACTGGAGGTGAGTGAGTGCCAGGCACTGGAGGTGAGTGAGTGCCAGGCCCTGGAGGTGAGTGAGTGCCAGGCCCTGGAGGTGAGTGAGTGCCAGGCCCTGGAGGTGAGTGAGTGCCAGGCCCTGGAGGTGAGTGCCAGGCCCTGGAGGTGAGTGAGTGCCAGGCACTGGAGGTGAGTGAGTGCCCGGTCCTGGAGGTGAGTGAGTGCCCGGTCCTGGAGGTGAGTGAGTGCCCGGTCCTGGAGGTGAGTGAGTGCCAGGCACTGGAGGTGAGTGAGTGCCAAGTCCTGGAGGTGAGTGCCAGGCCCTGGAGGTGAGTGAGTGCCAGGCCCTGGAGGTGAGTGAGTGCCAGGCCCTGGAGGTGAGTGAGTGCCAGGCCCTGGAGGTGAGCGAGTGCCAGGCCCTGGAGGTGAGTGAGTGCCCGGTCCTGGAGGTGAGTGAGTGCCAGGCCCTGGAGGTGAGTGCCAGGTCCTGGAGGTGAGTGAGTGCCAGGCCCTGGAGGTGAGTGCCAGGTCCTGGAGGTGAGtgccctgctgctctggcacCCCTGGCTCTGCTTGCTGTGGGAGGTTTTGAGGAGAGCAGAATGTCCTGCAAGTGGGGATGAAGCTGTCTCTGGTTTCTCCATGGGACGTGGAGGCCTCTGGGGACACCCCAGTTTGCTCACTGGTCACTGTGAGGGTGGCAGGGTcactcagggacaggggacagggccaggCCAGCGTGTCCTGCCTggctcaggctcctctctgctcccCTCGCAGGCAGGAGGGAAGCACTACCACCCCACCTGTGCCAGATGTGTGCGCTGCCACCAGATGTTCACAGAGGGAGAGGAGATGTACCTGACAGGTAACATGGGGGGTTTGGGTTCTCCTGGCACCTCCTGACAAGGGTCTTGGTGTGTGCAGTGCCAGGGATCCTCTCCCACAGCTCTCCAGCTGCTGTGTGCACAAATCCCTGCTCGCCATGAGCCCTGCCCCTGAGCTGGGAACTCCTCCTctccctgcacacctgggcacagcccaaccTCTGCTCACTGAGCCCAAACATGGGGCTGTTGTGGTGTCCCCAGCTCGGTGTCACCCCAGTTTAACCAGCAGCAACTGGTTGGGCCGCCCCAAATCCACCTGAgtttgctgtcccagctgaggcttggccctgccctgctccattccctgtcacagacactcagtCCTCACTGCCCTGCACGCTCCTGTGGCACTGCTGGAGGTGGCAGGGggacctggctgtgccctggcagggggtggcagtgtGTGAGCACTGTCCCTTTGCTGCCCTGCAGGCTCTGAGGTGTGGCACCCCATCTGCAAGCAGGCAGCCAGAGCAGAGAAGAAGCTGAAGGTAGGCACCAGGGTGACGGGCATGTCACCAGGGTGAGGGGTGGCACGTCCCAGGTGCCATTGTCctgtggccctgctggagctgaactgttctggcagtgcccacagctggGGTGGCTTCCTGAGGCTGCCCAGAGGATggtggctggggctgtgacagtgacattcagCCCCAAGCCATCAATCTGCCTGCTCAGGGGTCCCTCCTTGCCCTGCCCTCACCTGCCCTCCCCGTTTGTGCCTCCACAGCACAGAAGGACGTCAGAAACCTCCATCTCGCCCCCTGGCTCCAGCATTGGCTCCCCAAACCGTGTCATCTGTGTAAGTGCAGCCTgccctccccagagcagctgctcttCCGTGGGACAAGCCCAGAATTTGGGGACAGCACGGACAaatccccctgtccctgcagcacgctgtgcccccagtgccatggcacagctcaggggcataggaggggcacagccctgccctcccagctcctctgcccTCCCCTGCTGCCTCCCGGGCCTCtcctctgccctgtccctgctgctggggtggcactgagCTCTGTCTGCCCTGTGCTGGCTCCACACTGCGCTCCAGCCTCCCCTCCCttctctcctcctcttcctttccaTCTCCGTGTCtgtctctccctctccccaggcTAAAGTGGATAATGAGATCCTTAATTACAAAGACCTGGCAGCTCTTCCCAAGATTAAAGCCATCTATGAGGTGCAGCGTCCCGACCTCATTTCCTACGAGCCCTATCACAGATACACGTCGGACGAGACGCTGGAGAGATATAGCTATGGGGAGGTACTGACAGAGCTGTGGGGAGGAGCCGAGGCTGCAGGAGCCCTGCTGGGGGGCAGGAAcggccccaggctgggcacagctctggggggcTCCTCCATGCCAGGGGGAGCCGTGCAGGGAGGCAGGAGTGGGGCAGGGCCTGCCCAGGGCTTGGGGAGGGTCGGTGATGGAGCTGAAGGGATGCTGCTGTAGTCAGAGAGATCCCAgtgggctcagggctgtgtgagAGGAGTGATGGGCAGGGAATGCACCCTCACAGCCCTGGCCATGGCCCTGGCAGGCAGTCCTGcctgcagcacctctggggcaccTCTGGGGCACCCAAAGTGGTGCTGGAAGAGGATTTGGTGGCAGCAGCACCTGAAGAGGATTTGGGGGCAGCACCTGCAGAGGATTTGGCAGCAGCCCCTCTCCCATGCCCACCCCGATGTTCTGCCACAAGCCTGGTGTCCTGCAGCCCACCAGGAGTGTGCAGGCAGCGTGGCCATGGCCCTGTGTGCCTCCCCCTCTCCACAGAGGTGTCTGAGAGCTGCTGATTGCTCCCGCCAGTTCCTCTCCTggccagctcagctctggctgcgcccCCAGTGTACCCCAGGCAATCCAGCTGCTGTGGgagcccagtctgtccctgtcctCCTAACCATgtgctgtctctctctctctctctctgtgttttcctcCTCACTTTGCCTCCTGCTGCCTGCAGTCCCTGGGGACCCTCTCCCCATACTCACAGGTAATGTCCCTGTGGGCACTGGGTCTGtcacctgctgctgccccagcgtGTCCCCCTGCCCAGAGCCTCTGCTGTCCGTGCCCTGGGCTGGAGGCTGTCCCAGGGTGTGGGGTGACAGGGGAGGGGGGCTGTTGTGTCTGTCTGGCCCCACAGAGAGCAGGGTGAAAGCCCTTCCTGGCAGAATGGCCCCATGGAGGGAGCCCCAGTGACTGGGGACAAGTTCAAGGGAAGGGGACAATCTCCAGGCACAAACCTCTGTCACCGGCTCCAaaccctgggctgtgctgcccgcgccttggcagggcaggctggggaccCGTGCAGCCTCAGGGGACACTCGGAGCCAGTGCCAGTGTCACACACGGGGCACCCCCAGGCAGGGACCCACCACGGGACACCCCCCGTGCCAGCCTAACCCCGCTCTCCACACCCTCCCCACGCCAGGACATCTACGAGAGCTTCGACCCGCGGCAGAGGCGAGCCTCCAGCCCCGGCTACATCGACTCCCCCACCTACAGCCGCCAGGGCATGTCCCCCACCATGCCCAGGTCCCCCCACCACTTCTACCGCTCAGGTGAGGATCTGGGCTGCGGCCCCACCGCCAGGGGGAGAGAGGATCACAAAAACATCGCTGCCATTTATTTCTGCGCTTTCTCATCCGGCCAGGGCAGGCGGCCTGGGGTGGCCcgtgatggcagcagtgccagctctgcccatcctCTGTTCTCCACACTCCTGTGAGCAGCAAGGAGAGGccaagggggatttggggctcgggcaggatgggatgggaggcaGTGGCCTCCAGCTCTGGTGCAGACCCCTCGGCTGCCCTGGCGGCTCTGCGAGGGGCACGCAGCCGATGTTTGTGCCCGGGGAGCTCCTTGCGCACGGAGCACGGCGGGGAGCAGAGCATGCCTGGGCCGTGTCTCCCGTCCTCTGGAGCTGCGGAGGAAGGACTGGAACCCTCTGAGCTCACCGAGAGCCCCCTGCACggccaggggctcctcagtgcCTCTGCAGCACGCTCGGCTTTTCCCAGCCCCGCTCCGGGCCGTGCTCTGCACCCCGGGGATGCGGGACGTGCCCCGCTCCATCAGCGCCGCTCCCGGCCCGCACATCCCCGTCACTGCCGCTCGCCCGGCTCACCGCCGCTGCTCTAACACCGCCGCATTTAACACCCATTTTCTTCTGCCTCTTGTTCTCTCTCTCGGTCACTCACGGCTGCTTCTGCTGGGCCCCGCGCAGGCACCGAGAGCGGGCGCAGCTCCCCCTACTATAGCCAGTTAGATGTGAGGTCCTCCACTCCAACCTCATACCAAGCGCCCAAGCATTTCCACATCCCAGGTAGGCTCCGGAGCGCgccgctgcccggggagccgtgtcCGTGGCATGCCCGCATGTGCCGTGCCCGCTGTGTCGCATGCCCAGCTCCGCCGCCTGCCTAGAGCCAGGATCGACCCCTGGGAGAGGCCATCCATAAACAGGACCTtgaaccctcctcctcctcctccccatcacCACCCGGAGGTCCCGGAGCCTCCCGGAGCCCGCTCGGTCCTTGCAGCatccctcttcttcctcctccgcCCTGCCCTCCCTCCACTGCTCCCCACACCGAGATGAGTGTCCTGGTGagatcctgtccccatccctgcctccccCAGGGTCACAGCCTGTCTGCCAGAGGCCTTTGCGCAGCCCTCCGCTACAGATGACTATTTTATACCCCCCTAGGGCCCGCCGCTCCCTCCCCCCAGCGTGCGCTGGGCTTGCCAGATGCCTGCTCCCCTTCTGCAGGGATTGCAGGGGGCCACCAGGTAAGGGCCACCCCGCCCCGGCCACGCACAGCCCCCGGGGACGGGGCAGgaagggacagggggctggggagcaggcagagctgcccaTTGTCACCCCTCGGCAGGGTCAGACCCCGCAGCGCCCACCCAGCTGGGGCATCTCCCCGTGCCCCGAGAGCCTGGCACCCTCCCCGGGGCATCGCCAGTGCTCTGAGCACACCCGGAGGCTCCTCCAGCTCCgctcccaccccatccctgcccatcccatcccttccctgccctgtccatcccatccctgcccatcccatcccttccctgcccatcccatcccttccctgcccatcccatccctgccctgtccatccctgcccatccctgcggTGTTTATGGatggccccctccctgctccagctcgCTTTCCCTCCCGACTcgctcttttctctctctgtgctgTGCAAAGAGGCTTTGGCTGACGCTGGCTCGCCCCAGGTAGCTCGCAGGCGGTGCTGGCACCCCCAGAACGGTGCCCggctgccaggctgtgcccctgcccccgGTGCATGCTGTCGCTGGGTGCTCGCTGCatgtcctggcactgctgggcagcCGGGACCGCGCTCCGTGCCAGGGCTGCCGGCCCGGGGCACTCCCGGACACTCCCGGATCCCTCCCGGAGCCTTCCGGGGCCTTCCCGGATCCCTCCTTGGGCCCTCCCGGGGCCCTCCCGGAGATGCCAGCCCGGATCCCTGCCGGggcactccaggatccctcagggaGCCTCCCTGGATCCCTCTCTGGCCCTCCCGGGTCACTCCCGGTGCACTGGAGGGCCCGGGGGTGTCTCTGTGATGGAACTGTGACCTGagggtggtggcaccggcaggaCCCGTGTCCTGTGCTCTCCCAGCACGCCCGCACTcacctccctctctcccttcttccttccctttctctctctcttgtccCATCAGCTGCTGGCGAGAGCAACATCTACAGGAAACCGCCCATCTACAAGCGGCACGGtacggtctgtctgtctgtctgtccgtccctgtccccctgtcacccctgagcgtgccctgtgcccaggggctgggtgggagatggggcaggcagcagggtgtgggctgggctctggtggggtgttcctgctctgggcagcagggagggatcaCAGCTGTGACTTTGGAGCATCCCTGTGGTGAGGGATGCAGCAAAGGctggcagggacaccagggatggctgtggcagGGGGAGCGGGGCCTTGGTGGGTAAGGGAGTCGGAGCAGCCTCGGAAAAGGGATGAAAAAAGCAATTTGCAGTTGAAAATGCAGCCCTGGAGAAAATGCAGCCCGTCGTGGGCGGCTGCTCCAGCGTGTAACAGGCCTGGGGGTGTTGCAGGATGGGGAGGGTGCTTGGTGACCCTCGGTGTTGGGTGGCTCTTGGTGTTTGGGTGGCCCTCGGGGCTTGGTGGCTCTCAGTGTTTGGTGGCTCTCAGAGGGGCTggctggctctgtcccctcctgctcctgctcacgGAGGGACAGCAGCTCCCCTGGGCGGTAACTGTGTctgtctcctc
Encoded here:
- the ABLIM3 gene encoding actin-binding LIM protein 3, encoding MSTSIPYQQSPYSSGSSSSAIQCYRCGDTCKGEVVRVQSNHFHIRCFTCQVCGCDLAQSGFFFKNQEYICTQDYQQLYGTRCDSCGDFITGEVISALGRTYHPKCFVCSTCRKPFPIGDKVTFSGKDCVCQNCSHALLSTKPIKIHGPSHCAGCKEEIKQGQSLLALEKQWHVSCFKCQTCGVILTGEYISKDGIPYCESDYHAQFGIKCETCDRYISGRVLEAGGKHYHPTCARCVRCHQMFTEGEEMYLTGSEVWHPICKQAARAEKKLKHRRTSETSISPPGSSIGSPNRVICAKVDNEILNYKDLAALPKIKAIYEVQRPDLISYEPYHRYTSDETLERYSYGESLGTLSPYSQDIYESFDPRQRRASSPGYIDSPTYSRQGMSPTMPRSPHHFYRSGTESGRSSPYYSQLDVRSSTPTSYQAPKHFHIPAAGESNIYRKPPIYKRHDTPSAATKSKTSEDIAQSSKYSPAYSPDPYYHSESEYWSFQGSPKAPRARRFSSGGEEDGYDRGMHKIQSGIGRLILREEMKARSNSYADPWTPPRSSASSREALHTVGYEGSLNGSPRTHYLADSDPLISKSASLPAYRRNGLHRPPSAELFHYDSTNAVNWGMREYKIYPYELLLVKTRGRNQLPKDVDRTRLERHLSQEEFYQIFGMTMAEFDRLALWKRNELKKQARLF